In Leptolyngbya sp. NIES-2104, the genomic window GACTCGGAGCAGGTGACACAATTTCTGTTCAAGTCCAGCGATTTGCTGATCTAAATTTTCAAGCGACGATCGACCAAGAAGGCAACATCACCGCGCCATTATTAGGAAAAGTTCCGCTTCAGGGATTAACGATCGCTCAAGCACAAGAACGCATCCAGCAAGGCGTGAATCGATTTGTGATTAATCCGGTCGTATTCGTTGCCCTAACGGGTCAGCGTCCGGTTCTCGTCACAGTGACAGGCGAAATTGCCAAACCGGGACTTTATACCCTGACGTTGCCTCGGACTTCTGCCGCTTTGTTACTAGCAGGTGGCGCAACCGGGCGGGCGGATTTGCGATCGGTACAAGTTAAACGATCGTTATCCGATGGCTCAATCCTTGAAGAAAAGCTCGATTTAGTCACACCCTTACAAGAAGGAACCCCCTTACCGGATCTCAAACTGCAAGATGGGGATGTGGTTGTAATTCCGAAGTTATCCGAGCAGGAGCAAAACTACGATCGTTTGCTCATGGCTCGATCGACGTTAGTTAAACCCCAAATCACCGTCCGACTTCTCAGCTATGCCAACAACGGACTTGGAACGCTAACCCTTCCAAATGGCAGCACTTTTCTGGATGCTCTGACGGCTGCAAGACCCGGACCTGATAACTCAAATCTGCGTCGAATTGCCTTAATTCGCTTCGATCCGATTCAGAAAAAAGCAGTCACTCGTGACATTGATGCCCGGAGCATTCTGAGCGGCAACATGGCTCAAAACGTTCAGCTTGAAGACAACGATGTGATTGTCATCGGTCGAAATCTCGTGGGCAGAATCACGTATGCGCTCAACACTTTCACCCAACCCTTCCGAGATGTGCTGGGCTTCTTGCTGTTCTTCCGTGAACTCCGCAGTGGAGCCGATAGCTTATTTGGTCCCACCGGACGCGAGTAATCACTTTAACTTCTAGTCAGGGCTTTCTTATGGTTCCACCGATCGTCAAACGTTATTTACTCGCGGTAAATCGCTACAAGTGGGTGATTCCAGCAGGGGTCATTGTAGGTTTGGGTGCAGGCGGTGTTGTGGCAGTCCAGCCTGAGCCGCCACTAAGCTACATCGGGGAATCCATACTCGTCTCGAATGCGCCCCCAATTACGTTTTCGACGATCGGTTCTCAAGTTCGCCAACCTGTAGAAGCCTTTACAGCAGAGACACTCCTCACCAATGAAGTCATAGAAGGGATTGCCAAAGAAGTGGACATCCAGCCAGATGTGCTGAGGAAAGGAACGACCATCAAAGTTCAGGCGGGCGGTGATGCCAAAGATCCTGCGGCTCAAAAAGCTCAGGTGAATATCGCTTACAAAGATGGCGATCAGAAGCGGGCTGGAGATGTCATTAGTCAATTATCTCGTCGCTTAGTGGAACAAAGTCGATTGAATAACACGGCTCGACTCCGATCAATTATCGGCGCGATCGAACAACGCCTACCGAAAGTGAAGCAAGAACTTTCCGACGCGGAACGCACTTTAGAACAATACGATCGCGTTGAAGGACCTCAGCTATTTGCCGCTCAAGATGGCAATATCATCAAATCAATTTCAGGCAGCCAACAACAGCAACAACAGCTTCGATTGCAGTTAGATGGCATCAATGCTCAAATTAGTAGCATTCAAGCAAAGCTTGGACTCGATCCGAATCAAGCTTATGTTTCCTCAGCTTTGAGTGCTGATCCGATCATTGCCAGTCTACGTGCTCAATTGCAGCAGATTGAATCACAAACGTCTGTTTTGCTAAAAGACTTACGCCCTGAACATCCTCAAGTCGTCACATTACGAAAACAGCAGCAAGCCTACGAAGAAGAGATTCGCAAACGAGCAACTGAAGTGATCGGTGGAAACGGTCAAGTGACCCCATTCATCGCCAATGTGCGCCAAGATAGCAGTCTTGATCCGGCTCGCCAACAATTAGCAAATACATTAGTTAACCTACAAACTCAGAAAGAATCTTTAGAGCAGCAAATTGTTTCAACCATTCGATCGGAACAAGAACTTAGACAACAGTTCTCAAGCATTCCAAACAAGCAACTAGAACGAACCCGGCTTGAAGATCAAGTCAAGCTGAAAAAGAACCTCTACGATCAAATGCAGCAAAAACTCGTGGATGCGAGAGCGGCTGAAGTTGAAATCGTGAGTAGCTTAGGATTGTCTCAATCTCCGACCGTTTCGCCAACAGGTATCAAAGCTCCGAAAAGTATTCCGATCACCCTAGCAGTTGGCGCGATCGTCGGTTTAGTCGTCGGTGCAGGTGTGATCTTCCTGCTCGATACGCTTGAAGGCACAATCTACACCGCAGAAGATCTACGCGAAGCCATTCGCCAAAGAGATGTGGTAATTCTCGGCATCTTACCGCTGGTGAAATCCTTTATCCCGAACGATTCCCCGATTCTAGTCAATCCCGATTCACCTTATGCAGAATACTATGAGCGCTTCCGCAGCAATCTTCGCCTTACCGAATCGAAGAATCTGCGGGTGATCATGATGATTAGCACGATCGAGAACGAAGGTAAAACAGTCACAGCGTATAATTTAGCGATCGCGTCCGCCCGCGCTGGCAAACGCACGTTATTGATCGAAGCCGATTTACGATCGTCCTCTGCCGCCCATCAAGTCAATCTCACCCCTGATCCCGATAGCCAACTCGAACCGCTCCGCTACTTCGGACAAATCAGCGATTGTATTCGACTCGCCCCCGATGTAGAAAATCTATATGTTGTCCCAAGTCCCGGTCCTCAACCAACCGCAGCATCATTACTCGAATCAAGCGAACTCCGCCGCTTACTCGAAGATGCACGCGGACGATTTGATCTGGTGATTCTCGACTCCCCACCACTTAGCAGATGTAATGATGCCCTGATTCTAGAGCCGTTCACAGATGGCATGGTGTTGGTGACTCGTCCGGGTGTCACTCAGCAAAGCTTGCTCGAAGAAGCGATCGACCAACTCACTGAAACCGCAAGTCTTCGTTTACTCGGTGCAGTCACGAACGGCGTTGAGGTGCAATTACCGCGTACCGCTGAAGAAGCATTGATGAATGATGCGAAACAGTGGTTATTTAACTCGGAGCCGGAAAACGTGGTAATGAGCGATCGTAACTAAGCGTGAGTCTGGCTTTTAGAATAGAAATAACCTCGACCAAGCCGTAAAATGACAGAAATCACCCTGCAACTGAATCATGAACTGCTACAAAAAGTGAATCGTTGGGCAGAAAGTAGAGGAATTTCTGTGAATGAAGCGATCGTGAATCTAATCGACCAGCTCCCTGAGTCAACTTTAGAACAGCGAAAAGCATTTCTCAGGCTGCCGCTTGCAGAGCGTCAGCGCATCTTGGCGGAACAGGCAGACGCGCTGACGTTTCATTATGAGCAAGATACCGAGTGGAAAGAGCTACAGGCAGGAGACATCGTTGAGTATTAGTCCGAAGCGGGTGAAATTTGGCTGGTTAACTTCGATCCTACTGTCGGATCAGAGATAAAAAAGGTTCGACCTGCCATTATCGTGAGTTCTGATCAGATTGGACGATTACCGCTGAAGTTAATCGCACCAATCACAGACTGGAAGAGCTACTTTGAGCAAAATCTCTGGCATATCCAAATTCAGCCTGATATTCAAAACGGACTTTCCAAAGTTTCAGCGATCGATGCGCTACAGATTCGGGGTGTGGATGTGCAGCGCATCAATCGCAAACTGGGAGAGGCTTCGGAAACAATCATGCAGGAGCTTGGAATCGCGATTGTCAGCATCATCGAGTTTCAACCCGAATAGTTTCTCAGGTTGGATCGTATCGAATTCCCTGAAAAATCAGATCAAATCGAGATGCAGGTACGCTAGGCTGAAAAAGCTAAAAACTCGATCGGAAAACCAATGTCTGAGCAAGTCTATGATGTCGTTGTCGTGGGTGGGGGTGTTGCTGGAGCCGCGTTACTGTATTCCCTCGCAAAATTCACAGATCTCAAACGAATCGCGCTGATTGAAAAGTATCCACGAGTTGCGACCGTTAATTCAAAACCGACGAACAATAGCCAAACGATTCATTGCGGCGACATTGAGACGAACTACAGTCTAGAAAAAGCGCTCAAAGTGCGGCGATCGGCAGACATGCTCGTGCGCTATGCCACCGAATTACCCTCTGAGATTCGCGATCGCGTTATTTATCGCTTTGACAAAATGGTCATCGGTGTCGGAGCCGAAGAATGCAACATCGTCCGGCAACGCTACGAGACTTTTAAGCCGCACTTTACAGGAATGCAACTGCTCGAAAAGTCACAGATTGCAGAGATTGAACCGCACGTCGTCAAGGCGAACGGACACGATCGACCTGAAGAATTAGTCGCGATCGCGGTTCTAAATGAACACAGCGCGGTGAACTATGGCACTCTAGCGCAGTCGATGGTCGAGCAAGCTCAGGAAGTTTCAGATAAGACCGTGAACCTGATTTTAGGGAGTCCGGTGCAAGCGATCGAGCAAGTGGGGGAAAATTATCAAATTACGATCGCCAACGATTCGATCACGGCTCGATTTGTGGTGGTTTCTGCTGGAGGGCACAGTCTATTATTCGCTCACCGAATGGGCATTGGATTGGAATATTCTTGTTTACCTGTTGCGGGAAATTTCTACTACACGCCTCAAGTTCTAAATGGCAAAGTGTACACGGTTCAAAACGATAAACTGCCGTTTGCGGCGATTCATGGCGATCCGGATGTGACTGAGCCTGGAAAGACTCGATTTGGTCCGACTGCGCTCCCGTTGCCCTTGTTAGAGCGCTACAATCTCCAGACTTTTGTGGACTATCTAGAAGTGTTGCGGCTCGATCGTAGTGTGAGTGCTGTGCTTTGGGATTTGTTCAGCGTGCGAGACATTCGCAACTATATTTTCAAGAATTTCGCCTTTGAAGTGCCGCTGATCAATCGTCGTCTGTTCCTCAAAGATGCGCGGAAGATTGTGCCATCGTTGCAGCTAGAGGATTTGACCTTTGCTCAAGGGGTCGGCGGCATTCGTCCTCAGCTTATTGATAAAACTCAGAATAAGTTAATTCTGGGACAAGCAGAAATTGATCCAGGTCACGGCATTCGATTTAATGTCACTCCTTCACCGGGCGCGACTACTTGTTTAGGGAATGCCGAAACGGATTTGCTACGAATTCAGCAACATTTAGGGTGCAATGTCGATCGGACTTGGTTTGATGCAGCGGATTTTGCGCGATCGATCTGATTCACTTCAGAAAAATTTCTACTTCTCAGCAGCGATCGAACATGGCTCACACCCCATTTGAATTCGATCGCGCCCCTGCTGCTTTGCACTGTAAAGAGCTGCATCAGCCTGCTTGATTAGGGATACAAACGTTGTTTCTGAATGGGGGATGAAACTCACGACACCAAGACTCAGCGTTACGAATTCGCTGATTTTAGAGCCAGAGTGAGGAATCTGAGCCTGCAAAATTTGCGCTTGAATTTTTTTCGCAACAGTCACCACTCCAGTCAACGAAGTATTCGGCAAAATCACGGCAAACTCTTCACCCCCGTAACGCGCCACTAAATCCGCTGGACGAGCGATCGCACATTTGATGTGCTGCGCTACCCGCTGCAAACACTCATCTCCCGCTAAATGTCCATAGCAATCATTGTACTGTTTGAAAAAATCGACATCACAAAGAATCAGTCCGAGCGGTTGCTGTTCACGACGGAGCCGCAACCATTCCTGAGCTAAATACTCATCAAAACACCGCCGATTTGCAACCTGAGTGAGTCCGTCTAGGTGCAAAAGTTGCTGAAGTTCTTGATTGGCAGCCTCTAGCTCAACCGTCCGCTGAGCAACCTGCTCCTCTAGGGTGGCGAACATCATTTTTAACTGGTCTGACATTTGGATAAATGCTTTCGACAGTCGTCCCAGTTCGTCCTGCCTTGAGGTCGGTAACTGCACCTCAAAATCGCCCTGAGTTAACTGCTCGGTCGAGTGCAGAAGTTGAGCGAGGGGTTGGGTGACTTGCACATTTAAAGCACGATAGATAAACACCATTTCGACCAAGAGCGCAATTCCGCCAGACAGCAAAACGAATCGTGCTGCACTCCCGGCACTACCCTGCATCAAAGATTGAGGATAAACCGTGACAAAATACCAGTCCGGACCCGCTAGTCGAGTCACTGCAATATATTCGCGATCGCGATCGTTTTCAATCACTCGTGCAGTCTGCAACTGATCATCCGAGTTGGTGGATTGAATCAAAGCGAGAATACGACTGAGATGGGGATCGGCTAGGTCTTGTACTCTCAATGTTCCGCGCTTTGCCGCGATCTGAGTCGTGAAATCGGGATGAGCAATCAATTGACCATCCTGCCGCACAATCAGGTTATACGTTCCAGCTAAGCGATCGACATTTGTGCGGTCGATCAAACTGTTCAACACAATATCATTGCCCACACTGGCAACGTGCTCTCCTGCGGCATTGTCGATCGGAGTGACGACAGAAACGACCCAATCTGGGCTAGCTGGATCTTGATAAGCATCTGTCCAAACGGTTTTCCGCTGCGGATCATGATCGCGATCGGAGAGGTAGAAAAACTTTTCATTGCGAACATCAAAATCACCCGCGACCATTAGCGGTCCGGGCACTTCGGGCCAGTAAGTGACAGCGACATTTTCCGGGGATGCGATCCAGGTATTGATAAAGCGATCGCGCCATGCAGGGGCATACTGCAACAGCAACTGCTCAAAGCGCTGAATCTGACGTTGAAGCGGTACAGTTAGAGGAACATTTCGCCCGACAAAAATCGATGGCTTTGACTGACCCTCAAACTGATGCCAATCCTGGTGTTCTGGAAAATTGCGGTGCGTGCCATCTGACCAATCAAGCAACCGCGTCAAAGGTTGAGCAGGCGAGGGTTGAGCAGCAAAAGCTTGCTTGAGCAAATTATGACGATCGGCGGCAAGTTGAAAGATAGCTTCCTCACGCTTACCCCGCTCAGTGACGTATTTCTGAAGCTGTTCCTGTGTGGCAAACTGCGCTTGTCCGACAATGTGCCCATAAGTCAGCAGCGCAGAAATGAGGAATATTCCTGTCATCCGAATCAGCAAATTGATCAAGGTATGGCGCGTCAACGAAGGCTGAACTTGCACAAGCGGAATCAATGGCTGAATCAAGAATTTTCCAGCTTGGCGCACCGTAAACATCATTGAAGCAATCTGAGTCAACTAAGATGAGAGACAGGAGAAGGTTAGTCAGTTCGTAGTGTACCTGTCAGGGAAGATTTCCGACACACAAAAATTTTCATTTCTTGTGAAAAAGCCAGCCAGGCTGAGTTTTGGTTAGTTTTAGCGTGCTGCGATCGTACTCAAAAATTTTCCGCTTTGCAGATTCAACCGCAGTGTTGATTGGTCTAATAGCTCGATCGACATTCGATCGGTTTCAATTGACCAATCTGTTGCAACATCAAGCAGTTCTTCAAACCGTAGTTGCATCATTCAAGCTTCTACATCGTTGCAAAGCGTTGTAGGCTCTGGGATTTGTAATTCTTCTTCCCGCATTCCCTCTAAATGAAACTCTACTGCTTCCCGGATTTGCTGTTCGATTTCTTCAAGCGTTAATCCAGTTGCCACGCAGCCAGGTAAATCCGGCACGTAGGCAGAATAATTTCCAGGTGCTTTTTCTATCACAACTGCGTAGCGCATCATAATCTTCCTCCTTGAAATCTTCAGTAAACAGAAAAGCCCCCAGAATTTCTGAGGGCTTGCAATTTATCACTCAAAGCAAAACTTGCAGGTTATTTGCCGATGACCGCTTTCGCACGATCGACAACATTTTCAACGGTGTAGCCGAATTTCTTCATCGCTTCACCGCCCGGAGCCGAAATTCCGAAGCGCTCGATGCTGATCATGTCGCCTTCGCTGCCCATGTATTTCTGCCAACCGAAGCTAGAAGCTGCTTCAACGACGAGACGTTTTTGATCCGCTTTCGGGAAAATGGTGTTCTTGTAAGCTTCGTCTTGCTCCTCGAACAGTTCCCAACAGGGCATCGATACGACGCGAACTTTGTGACCTTCAGCCCGAAGTTTTTCAGCCGCAGTGACACAAAGACTCACTTCGCTTCCAGTTCCTACCAAAATGATGTCGGGTAGGTCGTCGCTGCCAGAAAGGATGTAAGCACCGCGAGAAACGGCATCGATCGAGCTTCCATCCAAGTTCGGTAACGCCTGACGAGTCATTGCCAAAAGTGACGGCTGATTGCGACGCTCGATCGCAATTTTGTACGCGCCAGAGGTTTCGTTACCATCTGCGGGACGGAACACTAAGAGATTCGGGATTGCACGTAAAGATGCGATCGTTTCAACCGGTTGGTGAGTCGGACCGTCTTCACCTAACGCCACTGAATCGTGCGTCATCACATAGATCACTTGAGCTTCGGACAGTGCCGAGAGACGAATCGCTGCTCTCATGTAGTCGGCAAACACCAAGAAAGTCGCGCAGTACGGAATCAGACCGGAACCGTGTAGAGCAATCCCGTTACAGATTGCGCCCATACCGTGTTCGCGCACTCCGAAGCGGAGGTTACGATTTTGGTAAGAGCCTTTTTGGAAGTCACCGAAGCCTTTGAGTAAGGTCAAGTTCGAGTGAGTCAAGTCAGCGGAACCGCCGATCAGTTCGGGAACAACTTGAGCGATCGCATTCAGCGTTTTTTCTGAAGTTTGACGAGTCGCCAGTCCTTTATCTTCGGGGGTGTAAGTCGGTAAAGCTTTCTCCCAACCATCAGGAAGTTTGCCGCTGATTTGCCGCTCGAATTCTGCCGCTTCGTCTGCATACTTCGATTTATAGTTTGCAAATGCTGCATTCCAGTCTTCTTCGAGTTTTGCACCGCGCTCGATCGCTTTACGCCAGTGGTTCAGTGCATCTTCAGGCACTTCAAACGGTTCGTAATCCCAACCTAAATTCTTCCGAGTTGCGCTCACTTCATCGCCACCCAACGCTGCACCGTGAACGCCTGCGGTGTTGGCTTTGTTCGGTGAACCAAAACCGATCGTGGTTCTGACTTTGATCAGGGTCGGTCTTTCGGTGTCTTTTTTCGCTTCTTCGATCGCTGCTTGAATGGCTTCTAAATTAGTATCCCCATCGGGAACGACAATGACTTGCCATCCGTAAGCTTCATAACGCTTACCGACATCTTCAGTAAACGAAACAGCGGTGTCACCATCGATCGAGATGTGGTTATCGTCGTACAGTGCGATCAGTTTGCCCAGTCCCAAGTGTCCAGCCAGCGAACACGCTTCACCGGAAACGCCTTCCATATTGCAGCCGTCGCCCAAAATCACATACGTGTAGTGATCGACGATCGTGGCATCGGGCTTGTTAAACTTCGCGGCTAAGTGCGCTTCCGCCATTGCCAGACCGACACCGTTACAGATGCCTTGACCTAAAGGACCTGTGGTGACTTCAATGCCCAGAGTTTCAAAGTTTTCGGGGTGTCCAGGAGTGCGCGATCCGAGTTGGCGAAACTGTTTGATATCCTCGATCGTTACACTGTCGTAACCCGCCAAGTAAAGCAGTGCATATTGCAGCATCGAACCGTGACCCGCGGACAGAACGAAGCGATCGCGATTAAACCATTTCGGATTCTTCGGATTGAACCGCAGGAACTTATCCCACAGCACGAACGACATCGGAGCCGCACCCATCGGCAAACCTGGGTGTCCGGATTTTGCCTTTTCAACGGCATCGATCGCTAAAAAGCGAATCGAATTAATGCAAAGTTCTTCGAGTGACTGGGCTGCAACGACCATGATTTCTAGTAAGAATGAACGACGAGTGAGCGATAACGGAACAATCCTATTTACCTGGTTCCATTATGTAGTTAAGTAGGTAAAGATACCTAATCAGAAAAAACTATCGAGGATCGGAGATTCGATAACGGCTTCCTAATAATCCTCGATAACGGTAGACAGTTCAAGCTCAAGGCACAAACTTTTTAAACGCCAGCGTGACATTGTGACCGCCAAACCCAAACGAGTTTGAGAGTGCCACATTGACAATATGATCGCGGGACTCATTCGCCACGTAATCCAAGTCACACTCTGGATCGGGTTCGACTAAGTTGATGGTCGGAGGAACGCGATCGTGTTGAATCGCCATCACGGTCGCGACTGCTTCGATGCCACCCGAACCGCCAAGTAAGTGTCCGGTCATGGATTTGGTCGAACTGACGAGAATTTGACGAGCGCGATCGCCCAATGCCGTTTTAATTGCCATCGTCTCATTTGGATCGTTGACAGGTGTACTCGTTCCATGAGCATTCACGTAGTCCACCTGATCCGGAGTCAATTCTCCGTCTTTCATGCAGAATTGCATTGCTCTAGCGGCATCTTTTCCACCTGGAGTCTGGCTTGTAATGTGGTACGCATCGCAGGTGACACCATAGCCGACAATTTCCGCGTAAATCTTCGCACCACGGGCTAAAGCGTGTTCCATTTCTTCGAGCAAGAGGATTCCTGCACCTTCACCAAGAACGAAGCCATCACGATCTTTGTCAAAGGGACGACTGGCATGAGTGGGATCGTCATTTCTCAATGAAAGCGCTTTACAGGCGGCAAATCCAGCGACCGCCAGCGTAGTCACAGCGGCTTCTGTTCCACCGCAAATCATCGCTTGAGCATAACCGCGCCGAATCCATTGGAACGCATCCCCGATCGCATTTGATCCTGCCGCACAAGCGGTGACAGAACAGGAGTTTGGACCTTTTGCGCCGATGTGAATCGCGGTTAAGCCTGCTGCCATGTTCGCGATCATCATCGGAATCATGAACGGACTACAGCGATCGGGTCCTTTGGTCAGATTTACTTCTTGCTGATCTTCGAGGACTTTCAAGCCGCCGATTCCAGTTCCAATCAAGACTCCGACCTGTTCCGCGTTCAGATCAGTGATTTTGAAATTTGCGTCTTCAAGGGCTTGTTTGGTGGCTGCGATCGCGAATTGACAAAAGCGATCCATGCGTTTCGCTTCTTTGCGATCCATATACTGATGCGGGTCGAAGTTTTTGACTTCCGCCGCAAACCGGCAATCGTGCCGAGCCGCATCAAACAGCGTAATCGGACCAATTCCGTTACGCCCCGCCATTAAGCCGTCCCAATATTCAGAGAGCGTATTGCCGATCGGTGTAACCGCACCCAGACCAGTCACAACGACGCGCTTATTTACCGAATTTGTCATGATGTCCAAAAAAGAAAGGGAGTAGGGAGTAGGGAATTAGGGAGTAGGGGAGGGTAACGATTCTGCTCCTGACTCCCAACTCCCGCTCATTATGCGGAGGCTGCAACTTTTCCGCTGATGTAATCAACCGCCGATTGAACGGTGGCAATTTCTTCTGCCGCTTCGTCGGGGATTTCGATGTCGAATTCTTCTTCGAGTGCCATGACTAACTCGACGGTATCGAGTGAATCTGCCCCTAAATCATTCGCAAAGCTTGCAGCAGGAACGACTTTCTCAGCATCTACGCCGAGTTGGTCCGCCACGATTTTCTGGACTTTATCAAAAATTTCAGTCTCGCTCATATTTCCTCTTGGGTTGCAGCAGCAACAAATCTGACTAAATGAAAGAACTTACTCAGCCGATGTCTGGTGTTTGTGACGATACGGTTTTGAGCATTTTTTCATCTTAATCTGAATTGTGGATACACTCATCAGATTCAAGGACGCGGAAAATATTTTGCCATGTTTCTGTGTTGAATCTTGAAATTCCTAATGATTGATCGCGATCGCACGAGAAAGTTTCCCAGCGGGAATGATTCGGCAGTACCATCAGAGGCGAACGCTTCTCTATAGAATGTTATGGCACTGAAGTACGCTTATTTTCCCGGTTGTGTGGCGCAGGGAGCTTGCCGCGAGTTGGATCAATCGACGAAAGCCGTGACGCGATCGCTCGGTATCGAGTTGATCGAACTCAAAAAAGCCTCGTGTTGCGGATCGGGAACGTTTAAGGAAGATTCTCAACTGCTCGAAGATACGGTCAATGCTAGAAATATCGCATTAGCTGAAGAATTAAATCTGCCGTTATTGACGCATTGCAGTACGTGTCAGGGTGTGATCGGTCATGTCGATGAACGGTTAAAGTCGGCGGATTCAGAGTATTTGAATCAGGTGAATGGATTTCTGAAAAAAGAAGGCTGTTCGCCGTACAAAGGAACGAGCGAAGTTAAACATTTACTGTGGGCACTGGTGGCAGATTACGGATTAGAAGCGATCGCCCAAAAAGTCACAAATAAACTCTCTGGGCTAAAATGTGCAGCGTTTTACGGTTGTTACTTACTGCGCGGACAAGAACACCCCTACGATGATCCGTTTAATCCGAAATCGATGGAAAACTTGTTTGAAGCGATCGGCGCAACTCCAATTTACTACCGGGGTCGGACTCAGTGCTGTGGATGGCCGCTTTCGAGTTATGCGACTGAGCAATCTTTCAAAATGGCAGGAACGCATATCGAAGAAGCGATCGCTGCGGGAGCCGATTGTATCGTTACCCCTTGCCCGCTCTGTCACTTAAATTTAGATTCTCGTCAGCCGGAAGTCGAACAAGTGATCGGAAAAACGCTCGGTTTACCCGTGTTGCATTTATCGCAATTGGTGGCACTCGCGATCGGCGTTTCACCGCAAGAATTGGGACTCGATCGACATATTGTTTCGACGAAATCCGTTCTGGCAAAACTGGGACGATAGAGAATTCCTGATACATAGTGCCAGCCCTGGACAGACTGAGTTAATTTAGACCTAAACGCCCCGAATCCAGGAATTTATGCAGCTACACTGCACCCGTCCGAGTTGTGCCCGTCCGTTGAATCATCTAGCTGACTTAGATGATCCGAATGTGTTGAAGTCGGTTCCGCAAAAGTTTTGTACGTGCTGTGGAATGCCTTTGATTTTGG contains:
- a CDS encoding type II toxin-antitoxin system HicB family antitoxin; translation: MMRYAVVIEKAPGNYSAYVPDLPGCVATGLTLEEIEQQIREAVEFHLEGMREEELQIPEPTTLCNDVEA
- a CDS encoding polysaccharide biosynthesis tyrosine autokinase translates to MVPPIVKRYLLAVNRYKWVIPAGVIVGLGAGGVVAVQPEPPLSYIGESILVSNAPPITFSTIGSQVRQPVEAFTAETLLTNEVIEGIAKEVDIQPDVLRKGTTIKVQAGGDAKDPAAQKAQVNIAYKDGDQKRAGDVISQLSRRLVEQSRLNNTARLRSIIGAIEQRLPKVKQELSDAERTLEQYDRVEGPQLFAAQDGNIIKSISGSQQQQQQLRLQLDGINAQISSIQAKLGLDPNQAYVSSALSADPIIASLRAQLQQIESQTSVLLKDLRPEHPQVVTLRKQQQAYEEEIRKRATEVIGGNGQVTPFIANVRQDSSLDPARQQLANTLVNLQTQKESLEQQIVSTIRSEQELRQQFSSIPNKQLERTRLEDQVKLKKNLYDQMQQKLVDARAAEVEIVSSLGLSQSPTVSPTGIKAPKSIPITLAVGAIVGLVVGAGVIFLLDTLEGTIYTAEDLREAIRQRDVVILGILPLVKSFIPNDSPILVNPDSPYAEYYERFRSNLRLTESKNLRVIMMISTIENEGKTVTAYNLAIASARAGKRTLLIEADLRSSSAAHQVNLTPDPDSQLEPLRYFGQISDCIRLAPDVENLYVVPSPGPQPTAASLLESSELRRLLEDARGRFDLVILDSPPLSRCNDALILEPFTDGMVLVTRPGVTQQSLLEEAIDQLTETASLRLLGAVTNGVEVQLPRTAEEALMNDAKQWLFNSEPENVVMSDRN
- a CDS encoding type II toxin-antitoxin system PemK/MazF family toxin — encoded protein: MWLVNFDPTVGSEIKKVRPAIIVSSDQIGRLPLKLIAPITDWKSYFEQNLWHIQIQPDIQNGLSKVSAIDALQIRGVDVQRINRKLGEASETIMQELGIAIVSIIEFQPE
- a CDS encoding FAD-dependent oxidoreductase, giving the protein MSEQVYDVVVVGGGVAGAALLYSLAKFTDLKRIALIEKYPRVATVNSKPTNNSQTIHCGDIETNYSLEKALKVRRSADMLVRYATELPSEIRDRVIYRFDKMVIGVGAEECNIVRQRYETFKPHFTGMQLLEKSQIAEIEPHVVKANGHDRPEELVAIAVLNEHSAVNYGTLAQSMVEQAQEVSDKTVNLILGSPVQAIEQVGENYQITIANDSITARFVVVSAGGHSLLFAHRMGIGLEYSCLPVAGNFYYTPQVLNGKVYTVQNDKLPFAAIHGDPDVTEPGKTRFGPTALPLPLLERYNLQTFVDYLEVLRLDRSVSAVLWDLFSVRDIRNYIFKNFAFEVPLINRRLFLKDARKIVPSLQLEDLTFAQGVGGIRPQLIDKTQNKLILGQAEIDPGHGIRFNVTPSPGATTCLGNAETDLLRIQQHLGCNVDRTWFDAADFARSI
- a CDS encoding polysaccharide biosynthesis/export family protein; translation: MRLVEFHFLRSAPYGWITSLFMAGVYSIAPASSIWLSARSVSAQPSAPLPTRPSPLELIEQARQKLRDSATPEVPTTSNNTSIAPPVNSFNLYRLGAGDTISVQVQRFADLNFQATIDQEGNITAPLLGKVPLQGLTIAQAQERIQQGVNRFVINPVVFVALTGQRPVLVTVTGEIAKPGLYTLTLPRTSAALLLAGGATGRADLRSVQVKRSLSDGSILEEKLDLVTPLQEGTPLPDLKLQDGDVVVIPKLSEQEQNYDRLLMARSTLVKPQITVRLLSYANNGLGTLTLPNGSTFLDALTAARPGPDNSNLRRIALIRFDPIQKKAVTRDIDARSILSGNMAQNVQLEDNDVIVIGRNLVGRITYALNTFTQPFRDVLGFLLFFRELRSGADSLFGPTGRE
- a CDS encoding diguanylate cyclase domain-containing protein, with translation MMFTVRQAGKFLIQPLIPLVQVQPSLTRHTLINLLIRMTGIFLISALLTYGHIVGQAQFATQEQLQKYVTERGKREEAIFQLAADRHNLLKQAFAAQPSPAQPLTRLLDWSDGTHRNFPEHQDWHQFEGQSKPSIFVGRNVPLTVPLQRQIQRFEQLLLQYAPAWRDRFINTWIASPENVAVTYWPEVPGPLMVAGDFDVRNEKFFYLSDRDHDPQRKTVWTDAYQDPASPDWVVSVVTPIDNAAGEHVASVGNDIVLNSLIDRTNVDRLAGTYNLIVRQDGQLIAHPDFTTQIAAKRGTLRVQDLADPHLSRILALIQSTNSDDQLQTARVIENDRDREYIAVTRLAGPDWYFVTVYPQSLMQGSAGSAARFVLLSGGIALLVEMVFIYRALNVQVTQPLAQLLHSTEQLTQGDFEVQLPTSRQDELGRLSKAFIQMSDQLKMMFATLEEQVAQRTVELEAANQELQQLLHLDGLTQVANRRCFDEYLAQEWLRLRREQQPLGLILCDVDFFKQYNDCYGHLAGDECLQRVAQHIKCAIARPADLVARYGGEEFAVILPNTSLTGVVTVAKKIQAQILQAQIPHSGSKISEFVTLSLGVVSFIPHSETTFVSLIKQADAALYSAKQQGRDRIQMGCEPCSIAAEK